Proteins encoded together in one Cherax quadricarinatus isolate ZL_2023a chromosome 68, ASM3850222v1, whole genome shotgun sequence window:
- the imd gene encoding fas-associated death domain protein, with amino-acid sequence MGDLTTDAVPMGTQTNQNFDELRRRNLQRAQQVYNITGSTGVHIGTVVHNAVPRKRPRVTPQDLPLQKEVDALRRCKREINEQDKFVVSEHLGSVWRSMARLMGFSPGQVDNLEADYPRSVDRVYELLTCWHDRDAHDATIDKLTDVLLAVKAYHVVKRLKP; translated from the exons ATGGGAGACTTAACAACAGACGCTGTACCCATGGGAACCCAGACAAACCAAAACTTCGACGAATTACGAAGAAGAAATTTGCAACGG GCCCAGCAGGTGTACAACATCACAGGTAGTACAGGTGTGCATATTGGTACTGTTGTTCACAACGCTGTACCCCGGAAGCGACCCCGGGTCACCCCCCAGGACCTGCCTCTCCAGAAAGAGGTCGACGCCCTCAGGAG GTGCAAGCGGGAGATCAACGAGCAGGATAAGTTCGTTGTGAGTGAGCACCTGGGGTCTGTGTGGAGGTCCATGGCTCGCCTAATGGGGTTCTCACCAGGTCAGGTAGACAACCTGGAGGCTGACTATCCCCGCTCCGTCGACCGTGTCTACGAACTGCTCACCTGCTGGCACGATAGAGACGCTCACGATGCCACCATTGACAAGTTGACCGATGTCCTCCTCGCTGTCAAGGCCTACCATGTGGTCAAGAGACTCAAACCTTAG
- the LOC128697821 gene encoding holotricin-3-like — MTLSMRLLVVAMVVLLALVSVLVEAEPHPLFFDGYGGYGGYDGGYGKGKGKGGKGKGGKGKGCSCGHGGGYGGGHGGGGYGGGGHGGGGYGGGGHGGGGYGGGGYESGYGGHSGGYGGHDDGYGSYGYH, encoded by the exons ATGACTCTCAGTATG AGACTGCTAGTAGTGgcaatggtggtgctgctggcgcTAGTATCAGTACTAGTTGAAGCGGAACCACATCCCTTATTCTTCGACGGGTATGGTGGCTATGGTGGTTATGATGGCGGATACGGCAAAGGAAAGGGAAAGGGTGGTAAGGGAAAGGGTGGTAAGGGAAAGGGATGTTCGTGCGGACACGGTGGCGGATATGGTGGTGGACATGGTGGTGGCGGCTATGGTGGTGGCGGACATGGTGGTGGCGGCTATGGTGGTGGCGGACATGGTGGTGGCGGCTATGGTGGTGGCGGATACGAGAGTGGATATGGCGGCCACAGTGGCGGGTATGGCGGCCACGATGATGGATATGGTAGCTATG GTTACCATTAA